A window of the Mucilaginibacter sp. cycad4 genome harbors these coding sequences:
- a CDS encoding GNAT family N-acetyltransferase: MNYTPICKAFNDLTVTELYQLLKLRSEVFVVEQNCVFLDADGKDYACHHLLLFDEDQELMAYARIVPAGKSYAEASIGRIVSSKKVRGTGAGKILTQTAIDQTKKIYGDVPIRIGAQYYAVKFYEQSGFKIDGEIYDEDGIDHIEMILA; the protein is encoded by the coding sequence ATGAACTATACCCCAATTTGCAAAGCTTTCAATGATTTAACCGTTACCGAGTTGTACCAATTATTAAAACTCAGGAGCGAGGTATTTGTAGTGGAACAAAATTGTGTGTTTTTAGATGCCGATGGTAAAGATTATGCCTGCCATCATCTGCTGCTGTTTGATGAGGATCAGGAGCTGATGGCCTATGCCCGTATTGTACCCGCTGGTAAATCATATGCCGAAGCGTCAATAGGGCGTATAGTAAGCAGCAAAAAGGTACGCGGTACAGGTGCAGGTAAAATACTAACCCAAACCGCTATCGATCAAACAAAAAAGATTTATGGAGATGTGCCTATCCGGATAGGGGCACAGTACTATGCTGTCAAATTTTATGAACAGTCGGGCTTTAAAATTGATGGTGAAATTTATGATGAGGATGGTATCGACCATATTGAAATGATCCTGGCCTGA
- a CDS encoding CHC2 zinc finger domain-containing protein translates to MSASHSLSPVQADLVRIVSKYVLLEESRRNLKGRCPFHKDQATSLMVSPEKNIFQCFGCGKGGGPVEFVMAIEHKTREEAIQIIAGSN, encoded by the coding sequence ATGTCCGCATCTCATTCCCTGTCGCCGGTACAGGCCGATCTTGTACGAATTGTTTCAAAATATGTGCTGCTTGAGGAAAGCCGGAGAAATTTAAAAGGCCGCTGCCCCTTTCATAAAGACCAGGCAACATCACTGATGGTATCGCCCGAAAAAAATATTTTTCAATGCTTTGGCTGCGGTAAAGGCGGTGGCCCCGTTGAATTTGTAATGGCCATTGAACACAAAACCCGCGAAGAAGCTATTCAAATCATAGCAGGAAGCAATTAA
- a CDS encoding SGNH/GDSL hydrolase family protein: MSNSRRNFLKTASLAGAAAVAATGLVAASTKDDQYLPDGVGKTFLFQGDSITDGGRSYDKDWNHVYGQGYAYLITARINFDYPGRDYQFFNRGISGNTINDLAARWQKDTLDIKPDVLSILIGINDVHRVITQGDKATAEDFGNTYERLLTQTKTALPNVKLILLEPFILPVGMVSKNPELWASEVQKRQVAVKMLASKFNAIYVPLQDVFNKALQKAKAEHWIWDGVHPMPAGHELIAREWMKAVKKLY; the protein is encoded by the coding sequence ATGAGCAACAGCAGAAGAAATTTTTTAAAGACAGCTTCGCTGGCAGGCGCGGCGGCAGTAGCGGCAACCGGATTGGTGGCAGCCTCAACAAAAGATGATCAATATCTACCCGATGGGGTTGGGAAAACTTTCCTGTTCCAGGGTGATTCCATAACCGATGGCGGCCGGAGCTATGATAAAGACTGGAACCACGTTTACGGTCAGGGTTATGCTTACCTGATAACTGCCAGAATTAACTTTGACTATCCTGGCCGTGATTACCAGTTTTTTAACCGGGGTATCAGTGGCAATACTATAAACGATCTTGCCGCGCGCTGGCAAAAGGATACCCTTGATATTAAGCCCGATGTATTGAGCATACTTATAGGTATTAACGATGTACATAGGGTAATAACGCAGGGAGATAAGGCAACTGCCGAAGATTTCGGCAACACTTATGAGCGGCTGTTAACCCAAACTAAAACTGCATTACCTAACGTTAAGCTTATTTTATTAGAACCCTTCATTTTGCCGGTAGGCATGGTAAGCAAGAATCCTGAATTATGGGCATCCGAAGTTCAAAAACGGCAGGTTGCAGTTAAAATGCTTGCCTCAAAATTTAATGCCATTTACGTACCGTTGCAGGATGTTTTTAACAAGGCCTTACAAAAGGCTAAAGCTGAGCATTGGATTTGGGATGGTGTCCATCCCATGCCTGCCGGGCATGAGCTTATTGCCCGGGAATGGATGAAGGCGGTTAAAAAGCTGTATTAA
- a CDS encoding FecR domain-containing protein — MADTITKTLLKKYFEGNCTLDEKKQVLKYLEQDDQSVLDEYIMEQAAMGNRVESPAPLKKQFFDRLSSVIDKPEQRKIISWKPATVYRVAAGIVLLMTVGIAYWLTGNNKNERTQQLVTVSNRENFTHKIVLSDGTRVWLNPNSSISYNKSNFSDSSREVTMTGEAFFDVSHDAAKPFRVTSGNIITRVLGTAFNITAYKNEKNINVLLVRGRVQVSSGSQHLVLTPGQLLSYNNSSTNIDVHNVQVDGKMDAFTSGKMVFDNIPLSTAINRIADAYAVHIDFKDSSLLKNKMITGAYTRNTADEVLRRVLFIHGLKFKKKGEHEYIITD; from the coding sequence ATGGCCGACACGATCACCAAAACATTACTCAAAAAATATTTTGAAGGGAATTGTACCCTTGATGAAAAAAAGCAGGTTTTAAAATATTTAGAGCAGGATGATCAGTCGGTATTGGATGAGTATATTATGGAACAGGCCGCAATGGGCAACCGGGTCGAAAGCCCGGCACCTTTAAAAAAACAGTTTTTTGACCGGCTCAGCTCAGTTATTGATAAACCGGAACAACGAAAAATAATAAGTTGGAAACCCGCGACTGTCTATCGCGTTGCAGCCGGCATAGTTTTACTTATGACCGTTGGTATAGCTTACTGGCTTACCGGGAATAACAAAAATGAAAGAACGCAACAACTGGTTACCGTCAGTAACCGCGAAAATTTCACTCATAAAATTGTGTTAAGCGATGGTACCCGGGTTTGGCTTAATCCTAACTCTTCTATTAGCTATAATAAAAGCAATTTTTCGGATAGCAGCAGGGAGGTTACCATGACCGGCGAGGCTTTTTTTGATGTAAGCCATGATGCAGCCAAGCCCTTCAGGGTTACATCGGGCAATATCATTACCCGTGTTTTGGGCACTGCATTTAATATAACAGCTTACAAAAACGAAAAAAATATCAATGTGCTGCTTGTGCGCGGGCGTGTACAGGTATCATCGGGCAGCCAGCACCTGGTGCTTACGCCCGGGCAATTGCTTAGTTACAACAACAGCAGTACTAATATCGATGTGCATAATGTTCAGGTTGATGGCAAAATGGATGCGTTTACCAGTGGTAAAATGGTTTTCGACAATATACCGCTGTCTACAGCAATTAACCGCATAGCCGATGCATACGCCGTACACATTGATTTTAAAGACAGTTCATTACTTAAAAACAAAATGATAACCGGAGCTTATACCCGCAACACAGCCGACGAAGTGTTGCGCAGGGTACTGTTTATACACGGATTGAAATTTAAAAAGAAGGGAGAGCATGAATATATCATAACCGACTAA
- a CDS encoding DNA starvation/stationary phase protection protein, which translates to MKTNIGINEADRQAVSDQLAKLLADEFVLYTKTRNAHWNIEGPDFHSMHVFFEQQYNELDEIMDSVAERIRKIGHYAPATLTQLLQLTHLTEKLDHKNDSPGFLKELLEDHESIIEFIRGNINPFVNQFNDAGTSDFITGLMETHEGMAWMLRSHFR; encoded by the coding sequence ATGAAAACAAACATCGGAATTAACGAGGCAGACCGCCAGGCCGTTTCAGATCAGTTAGCCAAATTACTGGCTGACGAATTTGTGCTGTACACCAAAACCCGTAACGCCCACTGGAATATTGAAGGTCCCGACTTTCACTCAATGCATGTGTTTTTTGAACAGCAATACAATGAGCTTGATGAAATTATGGACAGCGTGGCCGAACGCATCCGTAAAATAGGTCATTACGCACCGGCTACTTTAACCCAGTTGTTACAGCTTACCCATTTAACCGAGAAACTCGATCACAAAAACGATAGCCCGGGCTTTTTGAAAGAATTGCTTGAAGACCATGAAAGTATCATCGAGTTTATCCGCGGTAATATCAACCCTTTCGTTAATCAGTTTAATGATGCCGGTACCAGCGATTTTATTACCGGCTTAATGGAAACACATGAAGGCATGGCCTGGATGCTGAGGTCACATTTCAGATAA
- a CDS encoding TonB-dependent receptor domain-containing protein has product MYVFTNNKFFKQKKIHFTVQLLFFIVFYSISQAGAQANISQLRNPVSLTIASANLDEVLVQLKKQSAYDFFYDKEAAKKTKVNNLKFSNAPLGSVLTDLKKNLALEYNLEGREISVRIEKRPTQTPAKQQKDGKITGKVLDDKGETLPGATIKLIEANKAMQSGPDGSYLFVVPQGTYTIEITYISFQSQRISGIVVNEDKSTPLDIALKPASNALSEVVIRSDYKKASIEGLYARQKNNAAVSDGITAEQISRTPDNNTAQVLTRVSGLQVSQNRFVVVRGMSDRYNNVLLNGAPLPSSEPNRRDFAFDVIPSSLVDNIVVNKTATPDLTGEFTGGLVQITTKDIPDENSVQLTIGGGYNNRATGKDFISGHRGTANYFGFANDYQRKPTGMSLGAYDNLALRIVDNSATAGQKAQVAKFLGTLPDNWALQKYTAQPIQSYQFTAAHSFPFKDNSTLGVIAALTYRNEQLNNQHDVNILTDKDYKGTDYIFNTLWGGSLNLAYTSGRNKFTLKNTYNRRFNDEYFTFAGANLSDSRYGNGYSDQTIINQLFQTNFTGEHTLGKRGIKADYGFALATVNRDQPFSRLMYQVKATDSQYPDYYSYNFNDANINYGNIFYSNLAEKRYTWQTNLQFPFHLRQLNQSVKIGYQGSYRRADFGADFYRIKNTPFNAAGDSQYEGLAYYDVYNPKQFANGNLYLYPTVAQGNGITSFGAGSGYRGRQNLNAFYGMVDLKPLKNLRLIMGMRYERNQQNVFTTTRGKADAGGTYPVVDSLIQSKNNDWLPSVNAIYALSPKMNVRAAYYKTVARPDFRELSFFSYFDYDLFVTVSGSNLKRTTVQNFDLRYEFYPSPGEIISVSGFHKKFTSPIEVVVSTSSSRYQYYVNLQSAKNTGFEVDARKSLNFISPSSFFKDLYLSGNFTYIDASVDLGTAFNKDADGKVVSSKRNRPLVGQSPYIINAGILYTGSHFGFNATYNRFGQRIVYASPDRSEDLYENGRNVIDLQLSYKFMKDNKAEFRLNVSNLLNSQMFYYRNHYQADKAQTGQPIPTVQPYPGDGTAPLPVEQIDPKGTKYNARYDTKIYTWQYGTTSTLNFIYRF; this is encoded by the coding sequence ATGTACGTATTTACTAATAATAAGTTCTTCAAACAAAAAAAAATCCATTTCACAGTTCAATTACTCTTTTTTATTGTTTTTTATTCCATATCCCAAGCCGGTGCCCAGGCAAATATCAGCCAGCTTCGCAACCCTGTAAGTCTTACCATAGCTTCGGCCAATTTAGATGAGGTATTGGTTCAATTGAAAAAGCAATCGGCGTATGATTTTTTTTACGATAAGGAAGCCGCTAAAAAAACAAAAGTTAACAACCTTAAATTCAGCAACGCCCCCCTGGGCAGTGTGTTAACCGATCTGAAGAAAAACCTGGCGCTTGAGTACAACCTTGAAGGCCGGGAAATATCGGTAAGGATAGAAAAACGCCCGACACAAACTCCGGCAAAACAACAAAAAGACGGCAAAATTACCGGGAAGGTGCTTGATGATAAAGGCGAAACACTACCCGGTGCAACAATTAAACTTATAGAAGCCAATAAAGCCATGCAAAGCGGCCCTGATGGTTCATATTTGTTTGTAGTACCTCAGGGAACGTACACCATCGAAATCACTTACATTTCCTTTCAATCGCAGCGGATCTCGGGCATTGTTGTAAATGAAGACAAAAGTACACCGCTGGATATCGCCCTTAAACCGGCCTCAAATGCATTGAGCGAGGTGGTTATCAGGTCTGATTATAAAAAAGCCTCGATAGAAGGGTTGTACGCAAGGCAAAAAAACAACGCTGCGGTATCTGACGGCATTACTGCCGAGCAGATCAGTCGTACGCCGGATAACAATACGGCCCAGGTACTTACCAGGGTTAGTGGCTTGCAGGTATCACAAAACCGTTTTGTGGTAGTGCGCGGAATGAGTGATCGTTATAACAACGTATTATTGAATGGCGCACCGCTGCCCAGCAGTGAGCCTAACCGCCGCGATTTTGCCTTTGATGTTATCCCAAGCTCACTGGTTGATAACATCGTGGTAAATAAAACTGCCACACCCGATTTGACCGGCGAATTTACCGGCGGCCTTGTGCAGATAACCACCAAAGATATCCCCGACGAAAATTCCGTGCAGCTTACCATTGGCGGCGGCTACAACAACCGTGCTACCGGTAAAGATTTTATAAGCGGGCACCGCGGTACAGCTAATTATTTTGGTTTTGCAAACGATTACCAGCGCAAACCAACCGGCATGAGCCTGGGCGCTTATGATAATTTGGCATTGCGGATTGTAGATAATTCTGCAACGGCCGGTCAAAAGGCACAGGTAGCGAAATTTTTAGGCACCTTGCCCGATAACTGGGCTTTACAAAAATACACCGCGCAACCTATTCAAAGCTACCAATTTACAGCGGCCCATAGCTTCCCGTTTAAGGATAATTCAACGCTGGGCGTTATAGCAGCCCTCACCTACCGCAATGAACAACTGAACAACCAGCATGATGTAAATATATTAACCGATAAAGACTACAAAGGGACCGACTATATATTCAACACACTTTGGGGCGGTAGCCTTAACCTTGCGTACACCAGCGGCCGTAATAAGTTCACCCTTAAAAACACCTATAACCGCCGTTTTAATGATGAATATTTCACGTTTGCAGGCGCTAATTTAAGTGATAGCCGCTACGGCAACGGTTATAGCGATCAAACTATTATTAATCAACTGTTTCAAACCAATTTTACCGGCGAACATACGCTCGGTAAACGCGGAATAAAAGCTGATTACGGTTTTGCCCTGGCTACTGTAAACCGCGACCAGCCTTTTTCACGGCTAATGTACCAGGTAAAAGCTACAGACAGCCAGTATCCCGACTATTATAGCTATAACTTTAACGATGCCAATATAAATTACGGCAATATTTTCTATTCCAATCTGGCCGAAAAACGTTATACATGGCAAACCAACCTGCAGTTTCCTTTCCATTTGCGCCAGTTAAACCAGTCGGTAAAAATTGGGTACCAGGGCAGCTATCGGCGTGCCGATTTTGGAGCAGATTTTTACCGCATCAAAAACACGCCTTTTAACGCTGCGGGAGACAGCCAATATGAGGGCCTGGCTTATTACGATGTTTATAACCCGAAACAGTTTGCCAACGGAAACCTGTACCTATATCCTACAGTTGCGCAAGGAAACGGAATAACCAGTTTTGGCGCAGGCTCCGGTTACAGAGGGCGGCAAAACTTAAACGCTTTTTACGGCATGGTTGATCTAAAGCCGCTAAAAAACCTGCGGCTGATAATGGGTATGCGGTACGAGCGTAACCAACAAAACGTTTTTACAACTACCCGTGGTAAAGCGGATGCCGGCGGGACGTACCCAGTTGTTGATAGCCTGATCCAATCAAAAAATAACGACTGGCTGCCATCAGTTAATGCCATTTATGCTTTAAGCCCAAAAATGAATGTAAGGGCGGCCTATTATAAAACCGTAGCAAGACCCGATTTCAGGGAGCTATCCTTTTTTAGCTATTTTGATTACGACCTGTTTGTTACTGTAAGCGGTAGTAACCTAAAGCGTACTACTGTGCAAAACTTCGATCTCAGGTATGAGTTTTATCCCTCTCCCGGCGAGATTATCTCGGTTTCGGGATTCCATAAAAAGTTTACTAGTCCTATTGAAGTTGTAGTTTCCACGTCATCGTCCCGCTATCAATATTATGTAAACCTGCAATCGGCCAAAAACACCGGTTTTGAGGTTGATGCTCGTAAATCGCTCAATTTTATATCACCTTCTTCATTTTTTAAAGACCTATACCTTTCTGGCAACTTTACATACATAGATGCCAGTGTTGACCTGGGAACGGCTTTCAATAAAGACGCTGATGGTAAAGTAGTATCCAGTAAGCGAAACCGGCCATTGGTTGGTCAGTCGCCATATATTATCAACGCAGGGATTCTGTACACCGGCAGCCACTTCGGTTTTAATGCTACTTATAACCGCTTCGGGCAGCGCATTGTATATGCATCGCCCGATCGCTCGGAAGATCTGTATGAAAACGGCAGGAATGTTATAGACCTTCAGCTGAGCTACAAATTCATGAAGGATAACAAAGCTGAGTTTCGCCTGAATGTCAGCAACCTGCTTAACAGTCAGATGTTTTACTACAGAAACCATTACCAGGCAGATAAAGCACAAACAGGGCAACCAATCCCTACTGTGCAGCCGTATCCGGGTGATGGTACCGCCCCGTTACCCGTTGAACAAATTGACCCTAAAGGCACAAAATATAATGCCCGGTATGACACCAAAATATATACCTGGCAGTATGGTACTACTTCCACCCTCAATTTTATCTATCGCTTTTAA
- a CDS encoding sigma-70 family RNA polymerase sigma factor, producing MKLADKPARLTRFEEIYSDTFDNLRNTFLKLTRDEEQTNDILQTAYIKLWEKLDELEDHGDYTPIIYVYARNVFRDELRKRCRQEIARDELKYLAASSVNSEGPAELKEYENIVKEIIDKMPVKRQRVYRMFKEDGLSYKNIALSLGISSKTVDNHLNEASKEIRKQVKLAYQAGNLSSLTVVLVVQLLLA from the coding sequence ATGAAATTAGCTGATAAACCTGCCCGGTTAACCCGTTTTGAAGAAATTTACAGCGATACTTTTGACAATCTCAGGAATACTTTTTTAAAGCTGACACGAGATGAGGAACAAACCAATGATATATTACAAACAGCATATATAAAGCTATGGGAGAAACTGGATGAACTGGAGGACCATGGCGATTATACACCCATAATATACGTATATGCCCGTAACGTTTTCAGGGATGAACTGCGGAAAAGGTGCCGGCAGGAAATTGCCAGGGATGAATTAAAATACCTGGCCGCTTCCTCAGTTAATTCGGAGGGCCCGGCCGAATTAAAGGAGTACGAAAACATAGTCAAAGAGATCATTGATAAAATGCCGGTAAAGCGGCAGCGTGTTTATCGCATGTTTAAGGAAGATGGCCTCAGCTATAAAAATATCGCGCTCAGTCTTGGGATCTCATCAAAAACGGTGGATAATCATTTGAATGAAGCATCAAAAGAAATAAGGAAACAGGTTAAACTCGCTTATCAAGCGGGCAATTTATCATCGTTAACTGTGGTACTGGTAGTTCAGCTGCTACTTGCTTAG
- a CDS encoding S41 family peptidase translates to MITALSCKKENVVSGNLPASRQWILDSMQVYYYWNETLPKDPSENNSVTSFFKGLLNSADRFSYLDDPDEIKTEYSSFGYYGFDYALLTSATAPGTLTATVTLVVPGSAADKAGLKRGDFFNAVNDIVINNTTSSEVQHILKQGGNIKLQLARLNAGTFINTGTLTLSALYFTEQPVYLTKTFSSAGKKTGYVFYDAFNGVFDRNMLDSLQKLGSAGISNLIIDLRYNPGGDVSSAAKIAGVLTPTEASQTFVIYQANKNGGRSNRTFQQTMLENDYQPQLFSEIKSRRISPEKIIVLTTAATASSAELLINTLKPYASVIQIGQTTIGKDMASFAIADERKPALVNLVLHPLVFKLYDANGNGDYSSGLVPDYQVDEFSELPLKQFGDPADPLLNKALTLTGNLTTATVTKNKIALNATTNTTLTYHSALERAVHAAPVSVRHVKR, encoded by the coding sequence ATGATCACTGCGCTGTCGTGCAAAAAAGAAAATGTCGTCTCCGGTAATTTGCCAGCCAGCCGGCAATGGATCCTGGATAGCATGCAGGTATACTATTACTGGAATGAAACTTTACCTAAAGATCCCTCAGAAAATAATTCGGTGACCTCATTTTTCAAAGGCCTGCTTAACAGTGCCGACAGGTTCTCATACCTTGATGATCCGGATGAGATAAAAACTGAATACTCCTCGTTCGGGTATTACGGGTTTGATTATGCGTTATTGACCTCTGCCACAGCTCCCGGAACACTAACAGCTACAGTAACTTTGGTGGTGCCGGGCAGTGCAGCAGACAAAGCCGGGTTAAAGCGGGGCGATTTTTTTAACGCGGTTAACGATATTGTCATTAACAATACCACCAGTAGTGAGGTGCAGCACATTTTGAAACAGGGTGGCAATATTAAGCTGCAATTAGCCAGGTTAAATGCCGGGACCTTTATCAACACAGGAACACTTACCCTGTCCGCCCTTTATTTTACCGAACAGCCGGTATATCTTACCAAAACATTTAGCTCGGCAGGGAAAAAAACGGGCTATGTTTTTTATGATGCCTTTAACGGTGTATTTGATCGCAATATGCTCGATTCGTTGCAAAAATTGGGATCAGCCGGAATTTCAAACCTCATTATCGATCTCCGTTATAATCCCGGCGGTGATGTATCTTCGGCGGCTAAGATAGCAGGGGTATTAACCCCTACCGAGGCATCCCAGACGTTTGTTATATACCAGGCCAACAAAAACGGGGGGCGGAGCAACCGCACTTTTCAGCAAACCATGCTCGAAAACGATTATCAGCCCCAGTTATTTTCGGAAATTAAAAGCAGGCGCATATCCCCGGAAAAGATAATAGTGCTCACCACAGCTGCAACTGCTTCATCAGCCGAGTTGCTGATTAACACATTAAAGCCCTATGCCTCGGTTATACAAATCGGGCAAACAACCATAGGAAAAGATATGGCAAGTTTTGCTATTGCCGATGAGCGTAAGCCCGCCCTTGTAAACCTGGTGCTTCATCCGCTTGTATTTAAGTTATATGATGCCAACGGAAACGGGGACTACAGCAGTGGCCTGGTACCAGATTACCAGGTTGATGAATTTTCCGAACTCCCGCTTAAACAATTTGGGGATCCGGCCGATCCTTTGCTGAACAAGGCACTTACATTAACAGGTAATTTAACTACAGCAACAGTTACAAAAAATAAAATAGCACTTAACGCAACCACTAATACAACACTAACCTACCACTCGGCGCTGGAACGGGCTGTGCATGCGGCTCCGGTTAGTGTTCGGCATGTTAAACGATAG